From Thermodesulfobacteriota bacterium, a single genomic window includes:
- the mamK gene encoding MamK family actin-like protein, with protein MTLAYRETGQDSELLIGIDLGTSRTAVATSQHYRAIIRSVVGYPRDIIGAKLLGALCVFGDEALDKSSAVDLYMPLKDGVIKEGQEKEQKAAQDLLEHVVTEARQGHGGRLCGIIGVPARASILNKEMLLGIASRVLDVSVVVSQPFMVAYYMNKLHNCIVVDLGAGTVDVCGMKGTVPTAEDQVTILKAGEYIDERLAGLIGQEHPDVQLSRTLVRTIKEAHAFVGPPAAPVLVTLRDSDGRPHPYDLTEEIRTVCESIVGDVVEQVKVVLRSFAPEHQAQALQNIYLAGGGSRIKGLDRLLVDQLGECGEAQVTCVDDPDYAGCEGALRLATDLRPEYWSQLGVVARREAPPEPAASPAGPASNQEEGGRS; from the coding sequence ATGACGCTAGCGTACCGGGAAACAGGACAGGACAGTGAGCTTCTGATCGGCATCGACCTCGGCACGTCCCGTACCGCCGTGGCGACCAGCCAGCACTATCGCGCCATCATCCGCTCGGTGGTCGGCTACCCCCGGGATATCATCGGGGCCAAGCTCCTGGGAGCCTTGTGCGTCTTCGGCGACGAGGCACTGGACAAGAGCTCGGCCGTCGACCTCTACATGCCCCTCAAGGACGGGGTGATCAAGGAGGGGCAGGAGAAGGAGCAGAAGGCAGCCCAGGACCTCCTGGAGCATGTGGTCACCGAGGCGCGGCAGGGCCACGGGGGCCGGCTGTGCGGCATCATCGGCGTGCCGGCCCGGGCCTCGATCCTCAACAAGGAGATGCTCCTGGGCATCGCCAGCAGGGTGCTGGACGTATCGGTCGTGGTCTCCCAGCCCTTCATGGTCGCCTACTACATGAACAAGCTCCACAACTGCATCGTCGTCGATCTGGGCGCTGGCACCGTGGATGTCTGCGGCATGAAGGGAACGGTGCCCACCGCCGAGGACCAGGTGACCATCCTCAAAGCCGGGGAGTATATCGACGAGAGGCTGGCTGGACTCATCGGCCAGGAGCATCCGGATGTGCAGCTGAGCCGCACCCTGGTGCGCACCATCAAGGAGGCGCATGCCTTTGTCGGCCCACCGGCTGCCCCGGTGCTCGTGACCCTCCGGGACAGCGACGGCCGGCCGCACCCGTACGATCTCACCGAAGAAATCCGCACCGTCTGCGAAAGCATCGTCGGTGACGTGGTGGAGCAGGTCAAGGTGGTGCTGCGGAGCTTTGCCCCCGAGCACCAGGCCCAGGCCCTGCAGAACATCTATCTGGCAGGCGGCGGCTCCCGCATCAAGGGCCTCGATCGGCTGCTGGTCGACCAGCTGGGAGAATGCGGCGAAGCCCAGGTGACCTGCGTGGATGATCCGGACTATGCCGGTTGTGAAGGGGCGCTGCGCCTGGCCACCGACCTGCGGCCGGAGTACTGGAGCCAGCTGGGCGTCGTGGCCAGACGGGAAGCACCACCGGAGCCTGCTGCCAGCCCGGCAGGACCAGCCAGCAACCAGGAAGAAGGAGGCAGGTCATGA
- a CDS encoding PDZ domain-containing protein: MKAENWLVGSGTVLLLLVVLTRALAGAPGRHPAAAGPLAGNRLEARAIPAALPAGTTGPAGTSRGKVVQEGHWLGLEVLPLTPALAKANNIPAGVRGVLVDEVTLLAAECGVLAGDVLAAVNGVPVPDLPAFETATRRIANDRQASLTVYRQGRYGQIEVRDRRRLGFAQLEAAPMILATDQRPHGSYGACDRCHVISKTSRNTGQLAADLGDVLARRAPAIKQGTAASHGNRGQCDFCHTYRP, encoded by the coding sequence ATGAAGGCTGAGAATTGGCTTGTTGGCAGCGGCACGGTGCTGCTGCTTCTGGTGGTGCTCACCCGGGCCCTCGCCGGCGCGCCGGGACGCCACCCGGCGGCGGCCGGGCCGCTGGCCGGGAACAGGCTGGAGGCGCGTGCCATCCCCGCCGCCCTGCCGGCGGGCACGACCGGTCCGGCCGGGACCAGCCGGGGCAAGGTCGTTCAGGAGGGGCACTGGCTGGGGCTGGAGGTCCTGCCCCTGACCCCGGCGCTGGCCAAGGCCAACAACATCCCCGCCGGGGTGCGAGGCGTGCTGGTGGATGAGGTAACGCTCCTGGCGGCCGAATGTGGCGTGCTTGCCGGCGACGTCCTGGCTGCGGTCAACGGGGTGCCGGTGCCTGACCTGCCGGCCTTCGAAACGGCGACCCGTCGCATCGCCAACGACCGGCAGGCCTCGCTGACTGTCTACCGCCAGGGTCGGTATGGCCAAATCGAGGTGCGGGACCGCCGCCGTCTCGGCTTCGCCCAGCTGGAGGCGGCACCGATGATCCTGGCCACCGACCAGCGTCCCCACGGGAGCTACGGTGCCTGCGACCGCTGCCACGTCATCTCCAAGACCAGCCGGAATACCGGGCAGCTGGCTGCCGATCTGGGCGACGTCTTGGCCCGCCGGGCGCCGGCCATCAAACAAGGGACCGCGGCGAGCCACGGCAATCGCGGGCAGTGCGATTTCTGTCACACCTATCGACCATAG
- a CDS encoding TSUP family transporter, with amino-acid sequence MTRFCAIHWKTPAVALGVLCLATFAWAIHLWRDGSGNALLPVEKVFPQAVGKNVAAAAASAPVWRPGQAVAAVIAGGQAGSPTGSGVFVHPDGYLVTALHLAADRQDIGVRLAGPGGSRTLRAEVVKVAPTHDLVMLKVLSREQFPYAALGNSRTLRVGQEVFALGVDARSTVAAQSGRIGRLSCKLALAAATMDSLLATDAPLDVFLAGGPLVDENGWMVGMNIVALDPAGQPRGYAVPAHVLMAHFQEVIDWAALAASNPQPGAALAPAAALALPAAAAVAAVSDRLGAIMVGLTDHMTGQAILGFPLATAAGLLLLGFVSGLAGGMMTMGGGLIKVTGLMLLHGYGILLIRPVAYLSNIFIYGAAALRYRRDHLLDLARIRPFVPWAIAGVVLGYFAGTLMSDTVIRYLLAGFAILVGIKVAAETLQGNPEEPAPETMEADLEEPYHRRPSGPTAAHGLLGLPMGLISGILGITGGVIEVPLQNYVAGIPLRRAIANCAVLVFCTSTVAAGLSLAHGVTAGHFALATPLALTALLLPGAFAGGMFGAWLTKVIPFVALRGLYALLMFAMAFRMLYEG; translated from the coding sequence ATGACGCGCTTTTGTGCGATTCATTGGAAGACTCCGGCCGTGGCCCTGGGCGTTCTGTGTCTGGCCACCTTTGCCTGGGCCATTCATCTTTGGCGGGACGGCAGCGGCAACGCCTTGCTGCCGGTCGAGAAGGTCTTTCCCCAGGCGGTTGGCAAAAACGTGGCAGCCGCGGCGGCTAGCGCCCCGGTCTGGCGGCCTGGGCAGGCCGTGGCTGCCGTGATCGCCGGCGGGCAAGCCGGAAGCCCGACAGGCTCCGGGGTGTTCGTGCATCCGGACGGCTACCTGGTCACCGCCCTGCACCTGGCAGCGGACAGGCAGGACATCGGGGTGCGGCTTGCCGGTCCCGGCGGCAGCCGGACCCTGCGGGCGGAGGTGGTCAAGGTCGCACCCACCCATGATCTGGTCATGCTCAAGGTGCTCTCCCGGGAGCAGTTCCCGTACGCTGCTCTAGGCAATTCCCGGACCCTTCGCGTGGGGCAGGAGGTATTCGCCCTCGGCGTGGATGCCCGGAGCACCGTCGCCGCCCAGTCCGGCCGCATCGGACGCCTGAGCTGCAAGCTGGCTCTGGCCGCGGCGACCATGGACAGTCTGCTGGCAACGGACGCTCCCCTGGACGTCTTTCTCGCCGGCGGCCCGCTGGTGGATGAAAACGGTTGGATGGTGGGCATGAATATCGTCGCCCTGGACCCTGCTGGCCAGCCCCGTGGCTATGCGGTGCCAGCCCACGTGCTCATGGCTCATTTCCAGGAGGTCATCGACTGGGCCGCCCTGGCGGCGAGCAATCCCCAGCCCGGCGCTGCCCTCGCGCCGGCAGCCGCACTGGCGCTGCCGGCGGCTGCCGCCGTGGCAGCTGTCTCCGATCGTCTGGGCGCGATCATGGTGGGCCTGACCGATCACATGACCGGGCAGGCCATCCTGGGCTTCCCCCTGGCCACGGCTGCCGGCCTCCTGCTCCTGGGCTTTGTTTCCGGACTCGCCGGCGGCATGATGACCATGGGCGGGGGCCTCATCAAGGTGACCGGTCTCATGCTGCTCCATGGGTACGGGATCCTCCTCATCCGGCCGGTGGCCTATCTGAGCAACATCTTCATTTACGGAGCGGCTGCACTCCGCTATCGCCGGGACCATCTGCTCGACCTGGCCCGGATCAGGCCGTTTGTGCCCTGGGCCATTGCCGGCGTCGTGCTGGGATACTTCGCCGGCACCCTGATGAGCGATACGGTCATCCGCTATCTTCTGGCCGGCTTCGCCATCCTGGTTGGCATCAAGGTGGCTGCGGAAACGCTGCAGGGGAATCCGGAGGAGCCGGCGCCGGAGACCATGGAAGCCGACCTCGAAGAGCCCTATCACAGGCGCCCATCCGGGCCCACCGCCGCCCATGGCCTCCTCGGGCTCCCCATGGGGCTCATCAGCGGCATCCTCGGCATTACCGGCGGCGTCATCGAGGTGCCACTCCAGAACTATGTGGCCGGCATCCCCTTGCGCCGGGCCATCGCCAACTGTGCGGTCCTGGTCTTTTGCACCTCGACCGTAGCCGCCGGGCTGTCCCTGGCCCACGGCGTGACGGCGGGCCACTTTGCCCTGGCCACGCCGCTGGCGCTCACCGCCCTGCTCCTGCCCGGGGCCTTCGCCGGCGGCATGTTCGGGGCCTGGCTCACCAAGGTGATACCGTTTGTCGCTCTGCGGGGCCTGTATGCCCTCCTCATGTTCGCCATGGCGTTCCGGATGCTCTATGAAGGCTGA
- the mamM gene encoding magnetosome biogenesis CDF transporter MamM: protein MHCSVCYRAVGWVGLVASLALSLLKLLVGLVAGSHAMVADALYSAKDVLTSGLIIVGLRVSSRPGDEKHPYGHGKVEFLITGVISLVFILVTGLLCFFATESLFEGRHEPPHLIALWTAVLALAAQIFLYSYFRCAASCINSPMVRTLTGHFHSDAVSSAAVALSIVGAHYLGLYWLDPLVALFETLHLLNLGGENLWHSVKGMMDSAAPVRARRRIARLASATAGVLGIEHLLTRRIGQELWIDLGVAVDPELTVREARAIGNELTVAIAASIPHVGNVQVGFRSKAELIPEMERLLAEKRS, encoded by the coding sequence ATGCACTGCTCGGTCTGCTACCGCGCCGTCGGCTGGGTGGGTCTTGTGGCCAGTCTGGCCCTGTCACTCCTGAAGCTCCTGGTCGGACTCGTGGCCGGGTCCCACGCCATGGTCGCAGACGCCCTGTATTCCGCGAAAGACGTCCTGACCTCCGGACTCATCATCGTCGGACTTCGGGTTTCCAGCCGGCCAGGCGACGAGAAGCACCCTTATGGCCACGGCAAGGTGGAGTTCCTGATCACCGGGGTCATCAGCCTCGTCTTCATCCTGGTGACCGGTCTTCTGTGCTTCTTTGCCACAGAGAGCCTCTTCGAGGGCCGCCATGAGCCGCCGCACCTGATCGCCCTGTGGACAGCTGTGCTCGCCCTGGCTGCACAGATCTTTCTGTACAGCTATTTCCGCTGCGCCGCTTCCTGCATCAACAGCCCGATGGTGCGCACCCTGACCGGGCATTTCCATTCCGACGCCGTCTCCTCCGCCGCAGTGGCCTTGAGCATCGTCGGCGCCCACTACCTGGGCCTGTATTGGCTCGACCCCCTGGTGGCCCTGTTCGAGACCTTGCACCTTCTCAACCTGGGCGGCGAAAACCTCTGGCACTCGGTGAAGGGGATGATGGACTCGGCCGCCCCGGTCCGGGCGCGCCGGCGAATCGCCCGGCTGGCCAGCGCCACCGCCGGGGTGCTGGGAATCGAGCACCTGCTCACCCGCAGGATCGGCCAGGAGCTGTGGATCGACCTTGGGGTCGCGGTGGATCCGGAGCTGACGGTGCGGGAAGCGCGGGCGATCGGCAATGAGCTGACCGTCGCCATCGCAGCGAGCATCCCCCATGTGGGCAATGTCCAGGTGGGCTTTCGCTCCAAGGCGGAGCTGATCCCGGAGATGGAGCGGCTTCTCGCGGAGAAGCGCTCATGA
- a CDS encoding tetratricopeptide repeat protein, which yields MGKPTLGMPPFFEQAGLYLYSGLQSLKGLSTTWIEGYNRVFSIDEETRRRYHRDRGLDLARKGKHTEAIPLLRKTVRQRPDDAEAAYFLGKSYLKVGRQDEGIRCFEMALARDPSNPRLPAHVAMAHIRARQYDRAVAVLEGAVERGHQEVEIYFRLGNAYDHLGQVDRSIAAYLRALERRPDDARVHRFLGMAYEQMGEHEESVKHLKQALQLEEAEK from the coding sequence ATGGGAAAGCCGACGCTGGGCATGCCGCCCTTTTTCGAGCAGGCCGGTCTGTACCTGTACAGTGGCCTGCAGTCTCTCAAGGGCCTCTCCACCACCTGGATCGAGGGGTACAACCGGGTCTTTTCCATCGACGAAGAGACCAGAAGGCGGTACCACCGGGACCGTGGCCTGGACCTGGCACGGAAGGGGAAGCACACCGAGGCCATCCCGCTTCTTCGGAAGACCGTGCGGCAGCGGCCGGACGATGCCGAGGCGGCCTATTTCCTGGGCAAGTCCTATCTGAAGGTCGGCCGGCAGGACGAGGGCATCCGCTGCTTTGAAATGGCCCTGGCCAGGGATCCCAGCAATCCCCGTCTGCCGGCCCACGTGGCCATGGCGCACATCCGGGCCAGGCAGTACGACCGGGCGGTGGCGGTTCTGGAGGGGGCCGTCGAGCGGGGTCACCAGGAGGTTGAGATCTACTTCCGCCTGGGCAACGCCTATGACCACCTGGGCCAGGTGGACCGATCCATTGCGGCCTACCTTCGTGCCCTGGAAAGGCGACCGGATGATGCCCGGGTGCACCGGTTCCTGGGCATGGCCTATGAGCAGATGGGCGAGCATGAAGAGTCGGTCAAGCACCTCAAACAGGCCCTCCAGCTGGAGGAGGCCGAGAAGTAA
- a CDS encoding trypsin-like peptidase domain-containing protein — MLGTCGKQVRGWLNWITVLAVLFLIGSWWYFDQGPARRTPPGPLAAPASANGPAVAPLAQALVRQTAPVSPAARVVAAVQPSVVNISALRPDIAEPPAGQKQPDGSANPGGSVFRFIDPLAGASMKSIGSGVIMTEDGAILTNYHVVQQSDQIYVTCFGEQGSSRYPAEVVHLDEQVDLALLKIRPVAPLPTATLGDSELLSIGDQVLAMGSPFGLAQSVSQGIISGKRDAIVIEGITHRDLLQTDAAINQGNSGGPLVNMQGQVVGINTAIYTPNGAFAGVGFAVPAATVREFLHDLIALPEPAAWPGSGGSPRPGFAKIAAAGAPPPIAPGAVPVHSDRGPCQLCHQVVGGPTAAALPPQPMSTAMAAPAGEAGMLGYPVLYGAAVRPVDSIIANHFGQPENSGVFVCNVLPGSPAAQAGLQAGDIIVKHNGRRCQTPTSLFASMASPDGGRTRLGIIRSGRRQEVVLQQAAPRQEAMLPAAQVQPPATTDQTLAALPSAAPAADSAIPAPVPSPQEWEWMGMELVPAEAALATGQGATATECIVVKEISARSKAELAGVQVNDVLVSINRLPVRSTADLSTILSALSPLDGVLLELERASQRVYATL, encoded by the coding sequence ATGCTCGGCACATGCGGCAAACAGGTTCGGGGCTGGCTGAACTGGATCACCGTTCTCGCCGTCCTGTTTCTCATCGGCAGCTGGTGGTATTTCGACCAGGGGCCGGCGCGGCGCACGCCTCCGGGGCCGCTGGCTGCCCCAGCCAGTGCCAATGGGCCGGCCGTGGCTCCGCTGGCGCAAGCGCTCGTCCGCCAGACGGCGCCGGTCAGTCCTGCCGCCAGGGTGGTGGCCGCCGTCCAGCCCAGTGTCGTCAACATCAGCGCCCTGCGCCCGGACATCGCCGAACCGCCCGCTGGTCAGAAACAGCCGGACGGCTCCGCCAATCCTGGCGGGAGCGTCTTCCGCTTCATCGATCCTCTGGCCGGCGCCTCCATGAAGAGCATCGGCAGCGGCGTCATCATGACCGAGGATGGCGCCATCCTGACCAACTACCATGTCGTCCAGCAATCGGACCAGATCTATGTCACCTGCTTCGGGGAGCAGGGCAGCTCGCGCTACCCGGCTGAGGTTGTGCACCTGGACGAGCAGGTGGATCTGGCCCTCCTGAAGATCAGGCCCGTAGCGCCCTTGCCCACCGCGACCCTGGGCGACAGCGAGCTTCTCAGCATCGGGGATCAGGTCCTGGCCATGGGTAGCCCCTTCGGGCTGGCCCAGAGTGTCAGTCAGGGGATCATCTCCGGAAAGCGCGACGCCATCGTCATCGAGGGCATAACCCACCGGGACCTCTTGCAGACCGATGCCGCCATCAATCAGGGCAACTCGGGTGGCCCGCTGGTCAACATGCAGGGCCAGGTGGTGGGGATCAACACCGCCATCTACACGCCCAACGGCGCCTTCGCCGGGGTGGGCTTTGCCGTGCCTGCCGCCACGGTGCGGGAGTTCCTGCACGACCTCATCGCCCTGCCGGAGCCTGCTGCGTGGCCCGGCTCCGGGGGCAGCCCCCGTCCTGGCTTCGCCAAGATCGCCGCCGCAGGGGCTCCACCGCCCATCGCCCCGGGCGCCGTTCCGGTCCACAGCGATCGTGGTCCCTGCCAGCTGTGCCATCAGGTCGTGGGCGGCCCGACGGCGGCGGCCCTGCCGCCCCAGCCCATGAGCACGGCCATGGCTGCGCCGGCCGGCGAGGCCGGCATGCTGGGCTACCCGGTCCTGTACGGGGCAGCCGTTCGTCCGGTGGACTCGATCATCGCCAACCATTTCGGCCAGCCGGAAAACAGCGGCGTCTTTGTCTGCAACGTTCTGCCCGGCTCGCCTGCAGCGCAGGCCGGACTCCAGGCCGGCGACATCATTGTCAAGCACAACGGCCGGCGCTGCCAGACGCCAACCAGCCTGTTCGCGAGCATGGCCAGCCCTGACGGTGGCAGGACCAGGCTGGGGATCATCCGGAGCGGCAGACGCCAGGAGGTGGTGCTGCAACAAGCGGCGCCCCGGCAGGAGGCCATGCTGCCTGCGGCGCAGGTGCAACCGCCGGCAACGACTGACCAGACGCTGGCCGCACTCCCCAGCGCGGCGCCGGCCGCCGATTCCGCCATCCCGGCACCGGTGCCCAGCCCCCAGGAATGGGAATGGATGGGCATGGAGCTGGTGCCGGCAGAGGCGGCCCTGGCGACCGGCCAAGGCGCGACGGCGACAGAGTGCATCGTGGTCAAAGAGATCTCGGCCCGGTCGAAGGCCGAGCTCGCCGGGGTGCAGGTCAACGATGTTCTGGTCTCCATCAACCGGTTGCCGGTTCGCTCCACGGCGGACCTCAGCACCATCCTCTCTGCCTTGAGTCCGCTCGATGGCGTGCTCCTGGAGCTGGAGCGGGCGTCGCAACGGGTCTACGCCACACTGTGA
- the mamI gene encoding magnetosome protein MamI, producing MGNIILGVVALAFGVWGLGVWWWSVVEVVRGLVPVAAVVFGLVAVGAGIAGLRKGASQDEADEDEEELEAAEPATGASKADPF from the coding sequence ATGGGAAACATCATTCTGGGGGTGGTGGCCCTGGCCTTCGGCGTGTGGGGGCTTGGCGTCTGGTGGTGGTCGGTGGTCGAGGTGGTGCGCGGCCTGGTGCCGGTGGCGGCGGTCGTCTTCGGTCTGGTGGCCGTCGGCGCCGGCATCGCCGGTCTGCGGAAAGGCGCCAGCCAAGACGAGGCCGACGAGGATGAGGAGGAACTGGAGGCAGCGGAGCCAGCAACCGGTGCCAGCAAGGCCGACCCGTTCTAG